The Marivirga tractuosa DSM 4126 genome contains the following window.
CGGATCAGTAGAAGTAAGAATGGGGGATACCATTTTGCTTGCTACAGTTGTTTCTAACAAAGAAGCTAGAGAAGGAGTTGATTTCCTTCCAATGTCGGTAGATTACCAAGAAAAATTTGCTTCATCAGGAAAAATACCTGGTGGATTTTTGAAAAGAGAAGGGAAACTTTCTGATTATGAGGTATTAACTTCCCGATTAGTGGATAGAGCTTTACGTCCTCTATTCCCATCTGATTATCATGCTGAAACGCAAGTGATGATTCAGTTATTTTCATTAGAAGAAAATGATTTACCAGATGCCTTAGCTGCTTTAGCAGCATCTGCAGCACTTACTGCATCGGATATCCCTTTTGCTGGGCCTATTTCTGAAGTTAGAGTGGGACGTGTAAATGGTGAAATGATCATTAACCCAAATTCAAAGCAGCTAGAAGAATCTGATATTGATATGATTGTGGCGGCCACCATCGATAATATCATGATGGTTGAAGGTGAATTAAAAGAAATTTCTGAGCAGGAAATGGTTGAAGCGATTAATTTCGCTCACGAATCAATTAAGTTACAATGCCAAGCGCAGTTAGATTTAGCAAAAGATGCTGGCAAAACTGAAAAGCGTGAGTATAATCACGAAGAAGAACCAGATGCCGAATTGGAAAAAGAAATTTTTGATAAGTACTATCAGCAGTTCTTTGATATTGCAGCTAAAGGATTAGCAGATAAAGCTGAAAGAGCACGTTTATTTTCAGAAATTAAAGATGGCTACATCGATTCTTTGCCAGAAGATACTGAAATTAGCCTATCATTAGCCAAAAGTTATTTAAGTGCTGCTCAGAAAAAAGCAGTTCGAAATGCTACTTTGGAAACGCGTAGCAGACTTGATGGTCGAAAACTTGATGAGATCAGACCAATTTGGAGTGAGATCGATTATTTACCATCAGCACATGGTTCTGCGGTCTTTACAAGAGGGGAAACGCAATCCTTGACTACTGTTACCTTGGGTACTAAACTTGATGAGCAGATGGTAGATGGTGCAGTTCACTCTGGATACAACAAATTTATTTTACATTATAACTTCCCTGCTTTCTCAACTGGAGAAGCAAGACCCAATAGAGGTCCAGGAAGAAGAGAAGTTGGACATGGTAATTTGGCTTTAAGAGCTTTAAAGCAGATTTTACCTACTCCTGATGAATTACCATATACTATCCGTGTAGTATCTGATATCTTAGAGTCAAATGGTTCGTCTTCCATGGCTACCGTTTGTGCAGGTTCATTAGCTTTAATGGATGCTGGTATTCCAATTAAAGCCCCAGTTTCAGGTATTGCAATGGGATTAATCTCAGATCCAGAGACTGGTAAATATGCTATTCTTTCTGATATCTTAGGAGATGAAGATCATATTGGTGATATGGACTTCAAAGTTACGGGTACTGAAAAAGGTATCACAGCTTGTCAAATGGATATTAAAGTTGATGGTCTTTCTTCTGAATTGATGATGGAAGCATTGAATCAAGCTAAGGCTGGTCGTGACCATATCAGAAATGAGATGTCGAAAACCATTGCTGCTCCTAGAGAAGATTATAAACCAAATGCTCCTAGAGTTGTTAATATCGAAATTGATAGAGAAATGATCGGTGCGGTAATCGGCCCTGGTGGTAAAGTAGTTCAGGAGATTCAAAAAACTACTGGTGCTACTGTCGTGATTGAAGAAACTGAAAAAGGCGGTAAAATCAATGTTTTTGCTGTAAATAAAGAATCTTTGGATCAAGCAGTAAAATGGATCAAAGGAATTGTAGCTAAGCCAGAGGTTGGTGAAGTTTATGACGGAATCGTTAAAGCTATACAGCCTTACGGTGCATTTGTTGAAATTATGCCTGGTAAGGATGGTCTATTACATATCTCTGAAATCAAACATGAGAAAATCGATAACTTGGAAGGTATTTTAGAGATAGGAGAAGAGGTTAAAGTGAAGTTGATCGATATTGATAAAAAGACTGGAAAGTTAAGATTATCAAGGAAGGTATTATTGCCTAAACCTGAAAAAGAAGAGAAATAATTTCATTTTTACTGAAATATTCACATTTTTGATGTAGAGAAGGAACTGTTTGGTTCCTTCTCTATGTTAAGAGTTCGTTTAAATTTAAACCTAATAATAATTAATGAGACAGCTCAAGATTAGCAAGCAAATCACCAATCGGGAGAGTCAATCCCTCGATAAATATTTACAAGAAATAGGTAAAGTAGATTTGTTGACTCCGGATGAAGAAGTAGATCTAGCCGTTCGGATCAAACAAGGTGATCAACTTGCACTTGAAAAATTGACTAAAGCCAATTTGCGTTTCGTAGTGTCTGTGGCCAAACAATATCAGAATCAAGGTTTATCCTTAGGAGACTTGATTAATGAAGGAAACTTAGGTTTGATCAAGGCAGCACAAAGATTTGACGAAACAAGGGGTTTTAAATTCATTTCTTATGCAGTATGGTGGATCAGACAGTCCATATTGCAAGCATTGGCGGAACAATCACGTATTGTACGTCTTCCATTGAACAGAGTAGGGTCTTTGAATAAGATATCTAAAACCTTCTCTACATTGGAGCAAAAGTTTGAAAGAGAACCATCTCCGGATGAGTTAGCTGAAGTTTTAGAGGTTACTTCTAATGAAGTGGTAGATACCATGAAAATCTCTGGCCGTCACGTATCAATGGATGCGCCTTTCGTTCAAGGTGAAGAAAATAGTTTATTGGACGTATTGGAAAATGATGGTGAAGAGTCTCCTGACGATGAATTAATGAATGATTCATTAAGAAGAGAGGTACAAAGAGCATTGTCTACTTTAACTCAAAGAGAAGCTGATGTCATCACGCTTTACTTTGGATTAAATGGTGAGCATTCAATGACCCTTGAAGAGATAGGAGAGAAGTTCAATTTAACAAGAGAAAGAGTGCGTCAAATTAAGGAAAAAGCCATCAGAAGGCTTAGACATACTTCCAGAAGTAAAGCATTAAAGCCTTACTTAGGATAAGATTTGCGTAACAAATGATACATAAAAAGGTCTTGAAGAAGACCTTTTTTTATTTAATTAATTAAATTCACATCTGTTTTAGCAGAAGACCGTAACATTATTTAAGAAATTATTGAGCGTTATGACAGAAGAAAAAGTAAATGTTTTAATTATAGGTTCAGGACCAGCAGGTTATACAGCAGCTATTTATGCAGCCAGGGCTGGTTTGAATCCAGTAATGTACCAAGGCGGACAGCCTGGTGGTCAATTGACCATTACCAATGATGTTGAAAATTATCCCGGCTATCCTGATGGAATTAACGGGCCGCAGATGATGGTTGATTTCCAAAAGCAAGCGGAGAGATTCGGAACAGACGTGAGATTCGGTTTGGCAACCAAAGTGGATTTTAGTGGATATCCGCATAAAGTGATTATTGATGATAAGCATGAAATAACAGCTAATGCAGTAATTATTTCTACAGGAGCATCTGCTAAATGGTTAGGACTTGAGTCAGAGCAAAGATTAAATGGAATGGGCGTTTCTGCTTGTGCCGTTTGTGATGGTTTCTTTTACAAAGGACAAGACGTTGTTGTAGTAGGAGCAGGAGATACTGCAGCAGAAGAAGCTACCTACTTATCCAATATTTGTAATAAAGTAACCATGATTGTAAGAAGAGACGAAATGAGAGCTTCTAAGATCATGCAAAGACGTGTAGAAAAGGCGAAAAATATAGAGATCTTGTGGAATACCGAAACTGAAGAAGTTTTAGGTAAAGATGAAGTTGAAGGTGTTAGAGTGGTAAATAATGTAACGGGTGAGAAAACAGAAATAAAAGCAACTGGTTTCTTTGTAGCAATTGGTCATAAACCAAATACAGAAATTTTTAAAGATTTCTTGGAACTAAATGATGCGGGATATATCATCACTAAACCAGGAAGTACTAAGACGAAAGTAGAAGGTGTTTTTGCTTCGGGAGATGCTCAGGACTTCATTTATCGTCAAGCCGTAACAGCCGCAGGAACTGGCTGCATGGCTGCTCTAGATGCTGAAAGATTTTTGGCTGAAAAAGAAGATGAATTAGAAGAACAAGAGGAAGTAGCTGAAAAAGCTTAAGAAGTATTTGAATGTCTTAAAGGTAGATGTTATTTATAAACTTTAACATTTGAACTATGTTAAAAGGTTGTAAGTAAAGAATCTTTTACTTTTAAGACATTCTTTTTTTAATTAAATTTTAATGTTTATACATCTTATGTAATTGTAATTAGATAAGATTTTTACCTCTATATAATATGAAATTAAATATTTTAGCTTTTGCAGCTCATCCTGATGATATTGAATTGTCTTGTGCCGGTACATTGGCCAAGCATGCTGAAATGGGAGAGAATGTGGGGATAATCGATCTGACGGAAGGAGAGATGGGGACTCGCGGAACTCCTAAGATAAGGCTGGAGGAAGCTGCAGCTAGTGCAGATGTTCTAGGGTTGAAAATTCGTGAAAACCTTGGTTTTGAGGATGCTTTTTTTAAAAATGACTTACCACATCAAAAAGAAATAGTGAAGAAAATCAGGCAGTATCAGCCGGATATTATATTGGCAAATGCTGTTTCTGATAGGCATCCAGACCATGCAAGAGCATCTGAATTAATTTCTGAATCAGTGTTTTTAGCTGGTTTAAAGAAATTTGAGACTGTTGATGATAATGGTAAAGCTCAAACAGCCTATAGGCCTAGTAAAGTATATCACTATATACAAAGTTTGCCTATTATCCCCGATTTTGTAGTGGATGTGAGTGATCAATGGCAAAAAAAGATGAAATCTATTAAAGCTTTTGATTCTCAGTTTTACAAGCAAGATTCAAATGAGCCTGAAACCTATATTTCAAGTCCGAGATTTATGAAAATGATTGAAGCCAGAGCAATGGAATTTGGACAAATCATAGGGGTGGATTATGCAGAGGGCTTTACGGTAGAGAGGTATTTGGGAGTGAAGGATTTGAATGGTTTGATTTAATTAAGAATTAAGAATTTTTGAATTACGAATTTTCTGTGCTGCGGTTTGACGGTTGGCACCGTCTCATGGCTAATGGAGCAGTTCCAGAGTTATCCTTCAGAGGGAATGGAAAGCATAGTTGGAATATTGTATTTCCCTGATGTAAATACAAATAACCTACTAAGCAAGAAAGGAGCGTCATCCATGCGCAGGCAGGTATCTTGTTCTCTTGAAACAAAGTTTAAATTATCGAATTAAAAAAAGAGTGATTAGTTAATTCAATCATCAAGATGTATTTCCTATAATTTGGGTATTTTAATCAAAGATTAAAATCAATAGATTCCTGTCTGCA
Protein-coding sequences here:
- the pnp gene encoding polyribonucleotide nucleotidyltransferase, producing MAIPNAIKKTFNLPDGREISIETGKLAKQADGSVEVRMGDTILLATVVSNKEAREGVDFLPMSVDYQEKFASSGKIPGGFLKREGKLSDYEVLTSRLVDRALRPLFPSDYHAETQVMIQLFSLEENDLPDALAALAASAALTASDIPFAGPISEVRVGRVNGEMIINPNSKQLEESDIDMIVAATIDNIMMVEGELKEISEQEMVEAINFAHESIKLQCQAQLDLAKDAGKTEKREYNHEEEPDAELEKEIFDKYYQQFFDIAAKGLADKAERARLFSEIKDGYIDSLPEDTEISLSLAKSYLSAAQKKAVRNATLETRSRLDGRKLDEIRPIWSEIDYLPSAHGSAVFTRGETQSLTTVTLGTKLDEQMVDGAVHSGYNKFILHYNFPAFSTGEARPNRGPGRREVGHGNLALRALKQILPTPDELPYTIRVVSDILESNGSSSMATVCAGSLALMDAGIPIKAPVSGIAMGLISDPETGKYAILSDILGDEDHIGDMDFKVTGTEKGITACQMDIKVDGLSSELMMEALNQAKAGRDHIRNEMSKTIAAPREDYKPNAPRVVNIEIDREMIGAVIGPGGKVVQEIQKTTGATVVIEETEKGGKINVFAVNKESLDQAVKWIKGIVAKPEVGEVYDGIVKAIQPYGAFVEIMPGKDGLLHISEIKHEKIDNLEGILEIGEEVKVKLIDIDKKTGKLRLSRKVLLPKPEKEEK
- a CDS encoding sigma-70 family RNA polymerase sigma factor; this encodes MRQLKISKQITNRESQSLDKYLQEIGKVDLLTPDEEVDLAVRIKQGDQLALEKLTKANLRFVVSVAKQYQNQGLSLGDLINEGNLGLIKAAQRFDETRGFKFISYAVWWIRQSILQALAEQSRIVRLPLNRVGSLNKISKTFSTLEQKFEREPSPDELAEVLEVTSNEVVDTMKISGRHVSMDAPFVQGEENSLLDVLENDGEESPDDELMNDSLRREVQRALSTLTQREADVITLYFGLNGEHSMTLEEIGEKFNLTRERVRQIKEKAIRRLRHTSRSKALKPYLG
- the trxB gene encoding thioredoxin-disulfide reductase, coding for MTEEKVNVLIIGSGPAGYTAAIYAARAGLNPVMYQGGQPGGQLTITNDVENYPGYPDGINGPQMMVDFQKQAERFGTDVRFGLATKVDFSGYPHKVIIDDKHEITANAVIISTGASAKWLGLESEQRLNGMGVSACAVCDGFFYKGQDVVVVGAGDTAAEEATYLSNICNKVTMIVRRDEMRASKIMQRRVEKAKNIEILWNTETEEVLGKDEVEGVRVVNNVTGEKTEIKATGFFVAIGHKPNTEIFKDFLELNDAGYIITKPGSTKTKVEGVFASGDAQDFIYRQAVTAAGTGCMAALDAERFLAEKEDELEEQEEVAEKA
- the bshB1 gene encoding bacillithiol biosynthesis deacetylase BshB1, with amino-acid sequence MKLNILAFAAHPDDIELSCAGTLAKHAEMGENVGIIDLTEGEMGTRGTPKIRLEEAAASADVLGLKIRENLGFEDAFFKNDLPHQKEIVKKIRQYQPDIILANAVSDRHPDHARASELISESVFLAGLKKFETVDDNGKAQTAYRPSKVYHYIQSLPIIPDFVVDVSDQWQKKMKSIKAFDSQFYKQDSNEPETYISSPRFMKMIEARAMEFGQIIGVDYAEGFTVERYLGVKDLNGLI